The genome window TTCGACCGATTCCGCGAGAGCGGAGCGTACGGAACACTCGACGTGAGCGGCCGGCGCGTCGGGCTGCCCGACGGGCAGATGGGAAACAGCGAGGTCGGCCACCTCAACATCGGCAGCGGCCGCGTGGTCAAACAGGCGTACACCCGAATCAACGACAGCATCACGGACGGCTCGCTCTACGAGAACCGCGTCCTCACGGACGCGTTCGACTACGCCGCCGAACACGACGGCCGCGTCCACTTCATGGGACTCGTCAGCGACGGTGGCGTCCACTCCGACCAGGAGCATCTGTACGCGCTCATCGAGGCGGCGGCCGACCACGGCGTCGAGGCGGTGACTCACGCGTTCACCGACGGACGCGACACCTCCCCGACGGGTGGAGCCGACTACCTCGCGTCGCTCGAACGCGTCGTCGCCGACCACGGCACCGGCGAGGTCGCCACCGTCTCCGGACGGTACTACGCGATGGACCGCGACCAGAACTGGGAGCGGACGAAACGCGCCTACGACGCCATCGTGAACCGCGAGGCCGACCACGAAGCGCTCTCGGCGGTCGAGGCGGTCGAGAGCTCCTACGAACGCGGTGATACCGACGAGTTCGTCGAGCCGACGCTCGTCGCCGACGGCCCGGCGCTCGAAGACGGCGACGCGGTGTTCTTCTTCAACTTCCGGTCGGATCGAGCGCGACAGCTCGTCAGAATGCTCGGCGACGTCCGCCCCGAGTGGGCGTCCGAGACGACGCCGCCGGAGATTCACCTGGCGACGATGACTCAGTACGACAAGACGTTCGACTTCCCGGTCGCGTTCCCGCCGGAGCAACCCCGGAACACGCTCGGCGAAGTGCTCGCCGAGAACGGCCGCACGCAGCTACGGCTCGCGGAGTCCGAGAAGTACGCCCACGTCACCTACTTCCTCAACGGCGGCCGCGAGGTGGAGTTCGACGGCGAGATTCGACGCATCGTCCAGAGTCCGGACGTGCCGACCTACGACGCGACGCCCGAGATGAGCGCCGAGGAGGTGACCGACACCGCGCTGTCGATAATCGAGTCCGACGACCCCGACGTGCTCGTGCTCAACTACGCGAACCCCGACATGGTCGGCCACACCGGCGACTTCGACGCCGCCGTCGCGGCCGTCGAAGCCGTCGACGCGCAGCTCGGCCGACTGCTCGACGGCGTGTTCGCCGCCGGCGGCCACGCGCTCGTCACGGCCGACCACGGCAACGCCGACGACATGGGCACGCCGGAGACACCGCACACCGCTCACACCTACAACCCGGTTCCGCTCCTTTACCTCTCTCCGGCCGGCGACGCCGGCGGGAGGACGGTTCGGGCGGGCGGGTCGCTCTGCGATCTCGCGCCGACGCTGCTGTCGCTCATCGGCGTCGACCAACCGCCGGAGATGACCGGCGAGTCGCTTCTAGAGTAACTGGCGAACAGGCGACGGACAGCTCCTCGGATCGCTCCGTGACCGGGTCGTCGCGCTCCCGCCTCGTCCGGGTCACGGCCGCTCTCAGCGCACGAGGGGCTCTGGCCGCGTCCTCCGGTATAAACTTCGGGTGGCGGGCTATCGGAGTTTGACGTTCCGCTTCGACGCGTAGCGGTACAGCGGCCCCGCGAGGAGCAACACGCCGACGGCTGCTGCCCCCGCGACGAGGCGAACGTCGAACAGGCCGGTCAACGAGTCGGCGGTCAGCGCACCGAGCGACCCGCCGACGAGGACACCGCCGACCACCCACGGCGTCTCGCCGACTGCGGTTCCGAGGACGTACGACCGGAGCCGAACGTCGGCGACTCCCGCCCCGACGGAGACGATGTCGGAGGGCGCCGGAAACAGCCGGCTCGCGGCGACGCTGCGAACGTCGCCGGTCGTGTCGACGAACCGCTCACCCGCGGCCGCGAACCGGCCGCTGTCGCCGCGGATGTGACGGCCGAAGAAGTACGGCGGGACGCTGCTCACGACGACGAGCGCGAGCGCGACGGGCGCCCACGTGAGCGGCTGCGTATAGCCCACGACGACGGCCAGAAGCGTCGTCGGCCACGCCAACAGCGGGCGGACGAGCGCGACGAGCGTCAGCACGGCGACGAATCGAACCGGGTCGGCGGCGACCCATCGAAGCCGCTCGAACAGCGTTTCGGGAGAGACGAGCCACGCGGCGAGCGCGGCGACGAGGACGACGGCGGCCGTCGAGGCGAGGAGGGTGCGACGCGACACTCAGTAACACCGCTCCGTGACGACTGCGACGGCAGAGACGCCGATGTCGGACTCCATACCACCGATTCGCCGTCCGCCGTCAAACCCCTTGTGCCCGACGCGGCGCGGCCGGTCGCCCCACCACGGAACCGTTAACTCCGATGCTGCGAAATTCGCGGAACGTGCCCGACGGACCGACCGACGAGGGGGCCGGCATCGCCGCGACCCGCAGCGAGCGCATCGAGCTCGCCCTCGAACTGCTCGCACACCTCGAACACGACGAGCTGGAGCTGCCGGCGGTCATCGACCGCATCGAGACGGTGACGACGGACCCGTCGACGACCCGCGACATCCTCGACGAAGCCGAGAAGCGAGGCATCGTCGAACGCGACGGCGCGCGTATCCGAACGCGCCGCGGCGGCACGTTCGTCCGCTTCGAGAGCCAGGTCGTCACGCGCGAGGGCGAGTTCGACTGCCGGCGCTGCGGGGCGTCGATTTCGACGGGTCACTTCATCCGCTTCGAGGCCGGCGAGCTGGGTCCGTTCGGCTCCTCGTGTATCCGAAAAGTCACCGGTCGCGAGTGAGCACGCGGTCGCAGAACCGGCCGCGGAGACGCCGAGACGGGGGCGTCACCGACCGCGACTGAGTTCGTCGATGAGTCGCTCGAGGAGTTCGGCCTGGCGCCGTAGCTCCTCGTTCTGTCGTTCGACGGTCTCCGTCAGCGTCGCCAACTGCGCTCGGAGTTCGTCGGTGTCGTCGCCGGCGACGGGAGGCGCCGAGGCGTCCGACGGTTCCGGGACCGCCGTCTCCGGCGATGCCGACGCCGGTGCCGCCGCCTCGGCGGCGGCCGTCTCGTCGCTGGCGGACTCGAAGCCCGACCCCTCGAACGTCGTCGACTCCGCGGACTCCACCTGCGCGGCCGACGCCGCCGACTGCGATTCGACCGCCGTTTCGACGGCTGTCTCGCTCGTCGCGTCGCCGCTGCCGTCGTCGAGATCCACCGGGTCGTCCGGCCGCGTCGCGTTTTTCGGCTTCTCGCGCAACTCCGTGGGGTTGGCTTTCAGCGGCGCGGGGCCGTCGCCGAAGGAGACGTTCTTGCGGTCCTGCGCCGGGTCCGACTCGGACTCTCTGGCTTTCGCCTTCCGGAACGCGTCGAGCGAGGACGTCTCGTGATAAGTGCAGAGCGCGTCGGTCAGCGTCTCGCGGACCGCGCGCGCGTCGTCGTTCGGCGCTTTGAACCGCTCCTGGCGGCCGCCGAGCGTGAGGACGATGGAGGTGGCGACGCTGCCGTCCTCGAACGTGAGGTCGGTCACGTCGGCGTAGTGGTACTCCTCGTACTCCTCGTCCCAGACGGGCGCGCCGATGTGTTTGACGACTC of Haloprofundus halophilus contains these proteins:
- the gpmI gene encoding 2,3-bisphosphoglycerate-independent phosphoglycerate mutase → MQAALVVLDGWGLGDHDRRDAVKAAKTPNFDRFRESGAYGTLDVSGRRVGLPDGQMGNSEVGHLNIGSGRVVKQAYTRINDSITDGSLYENRVLTDAFDYAAEHDGRVHFMGLVSDGGVHSDQEHLYALIEAAADHGVEAVTHAFTDGRDTSPTGGADYLASLERVVADHGTGEVATVSGRYYAMDRDQNWERTKRAYDAIVNREADHEALSAVEAVESSYERGDTDEFVEPTLVADGPALEDGDAVFFFNFRSDRARQLVRMLGDVRPEWASETTPPEIHLATMTQYDKTFDFPVAFPPEQPRNTLGEVLAENGRTQLRLAESEKYAHVTYFLNGGREVEFDGEIRRIVQSPDVPTYDATPEMSAEEVTDTALSIIESDDPDVLVLNYANPDMVGHTGDFDAAVAAVEAVDAQLGRLLDGVFAAGGHALVTADHGNADDMGTPETPHTAHTYNPVPLLYLSPAGDAGGRTVRAGGSLCDLAPTLLSLIGVDQPPEMTGESLLE
- a CDS encoding TVP38/TMEM64 family protein: MSRRTLLASTAAVVLVAALAAWLVSPETLFERLRWVAADPVRFVAVLTLVALVRPLLAWPTTLLAVVVGYTQPLTWAPVALALVVVSSVPPYFFGRHIRGDSGRFAAAGERFVDTTGDVRSVAASRLFPAPSDIVSVGAGVADVRLRSYVLGTAVGETPWVVGGVLVGGSLGALTADSLTGLFDVRLVAGAAAVGVLLLAGPLYRYASKRNVKLR
- a CDS encoding DUF5830 family protein, encoding MPDGPTDEGAGIAATRSERIELALELLAHLEHDELELPAVIDRIETVTTDPSTTRDILDEAEKRGIVERDGARIRTRRGGTFVRFESQVVTREGEFDCRRCGASISTGHFIRFEAGELGPFGSSCIRKVTGRE
- a CDS encoding DUF7115 domain-containing protein, which gives rise to MSLPELVQTELDDEPVAAQVSLGGEDGLFVTPTRTLIYRSEGLLSDESVEQYPHDAERISVSEGGRTSRKAKVTLDYGLDGERSFSIPSKRLQEALHPVLAGILSAAGITDPGETVKQTFRFSELTLVVTSHRVVKHIGAPVWDEEYEEYHYADVTDLTFEDGSVATSIVLTLGGRQERFKAPNDDARAVRETLTDALCTYHETSSLDAFRKAKARESESDPAQDRKNVSFGDGPAPLKANPTELREKPKNATRPDDPVDLDDGSGDATSETAVETAVESQSAASAAQVESAESTTFEGSGFESASDETAAAEAAAPASASPETAVPEPSDASAPPVAGDDTDELRAQLATLTETVERQNEELRRQAELLERLIDELSRGR